The nucleotide window TCCTACTCCACCTTTATCTGTTCCATCTGTTCTTGCAACATCCACAATTTTTCCAGCAGCAATATTTACTTGAGCTTCTGTATTAGTTGTTGCTTTGTCACTTGAGTTAGCTTCAAGCCCTACAACTTGTCCATTATAGAATTCATTTGCAGTAGTAGAACTTAGTCTAGCAGTTAAATTTTCATTCACATTCAATTTTAATCTTTGACCTAAAACTTTCTTAAAGAAGAATCCACCAGCTGTTGAATCTCCTTCATTTCTATCTGTTGCAACATCAAAATTAATTATTCCATCATCTATTGCAAGCTCTTTAAATTTATTAAAAGTTTGTCCACCTTCAGTTCCAGGATTAAGGGTAATTCCTAATGAATTTTTTATATTACTTAAATTAGAAACATTTTGAGTTCCTAGATTATCTATATTTATTCCTACAACATCATTTGAAAATACTGTTACATTAGTTGCTGATGTTTTTATAGGTCTGTTTATAGCTGGAATAGCTAAGTCAACATTCATTAATGTTGAGCGTCCTCTTAATTCTATATTAGCATTATTTAAAATGATTTGACCTTTTCCATCAGAATATGCAGCATAACCATTTCCATCATATTTTAATATTGCACCTGTTAAATCAATTTTAGTATTAGTATCATATGCAGCTACTCCTGCTGAACCACCAACTACATTGATATTTGCATTATGTAAAGTGATTTGACCTTTATCTTCAGCATAAATAGCAAGGCCTTCTTTTGTTGTTCCACCATTTACTGCTATATTTAATTTATCTCCAGCATTAGAACTTATTGAACTTCCTGCTCCTTTACTGTATAGAGCAGTTGCTCCATTTGTTGCAATAATATTTGTTTTATCAGTAGGATTAGTTCCTACTTCTATTGTAGTTATTCCTGTATTAAATATTCCTGAAGATTTTTTACCATTTACCTCAATATCTCCTAAGAAAGTAAATTTCCCTTTATTAGAAATACCTATATTTTCAGCATCTCCTACATTACTACTTGGATCAGTGTCTCCAATTCCTGATAATTTAATAGAACCAGTGCTCTTACCTTGACTAAATTTATCAGTATACATCCCTATGCTTTTCTTACCTTGTAAAGCTATAGTGCCTTCATTTAAGATATTATCTTTCGTAGCTGTTGCAGTTCCTGTAGCTGCCATACCAACAGTTTGAGTAAAACCTTTTCCAACTGTTATAGTATTGTAATTATAGATATGTTGATCTTGACCATTTGCATGTAAAACAGTATTTCCACTTCCTGTGTAGTCATTTCCATCAGCATCTTTTCCTATAGCACTGATATCTTTTCTCACTTGTATTCCATGTTTATCTGTTCTAATTAAAGTACTATCTTTAGCACCATTTCCAAAAGTAAATGTTCCCATTGTAGTGTTATTGAATATCATATCTCCAGTATTATTTACATAAGATTTATGTCTTAAGAAACCTAGGTTTTTTTCTCCAGCTACTTCTATATTTAAACCTTCTACTATTCCAGCTATAGGGTTTGTATCTTTTGCTGAAGATAAAAATTTAGCAATAGATATTCCAACATTTTCTGTCCCTTTGACTAAAACCTTTTTATCTGCTCCACCAGATTTTATAGTAGTTCCCTTATCAAAGAAAGCTGGATTAGTTGGATAGATATTTGACATTCTTAACCCATAATTTTTCTTTCCACCAACAATGACATTACCCACTGTTAACTCCGATTTAAAAACCCAATTTTCATATTCTCCATAGTCAATACCTATACTATTTTGAGCCCCAGTTATTTCTATTAGTCCATTGTTTACTGTCTTATGAGCAGAGGCATTATTTCCTGCATGGTTTCTTTCTATATCTATCAATATTCCTACTAAGTTATTTCCAGAAGCTAAAGTAATATTTCCTGTATTATCAAAAATAGAATATGTTCCTGCAGTATTTGTCCAATATTGATGTTCTACTCCTATTGTTACATCACTATAAGCTCCAGTTCCAGTATAAGGAGTTGGTGTCCCATGTAATGTTAGATTTCCATTAAAAGTTGCTGTTCTTACTTTTTGTCCACTATGTCCATCATAACTACTTGTTCCTACTCCTCCCCCAACACCAGCAGGATTATGACTTAAAAATATTCTATTAGCACTTCTATTTTCACCACCTCTATTAGTAAAAACATAATTTCCAGAGATGATAGCATCATGGTCTCTTAATTCATTGATAAATGCATTTAGTCCTCTAGCTGTAACATTACCATCACCTAAATAGAATGTCCCCGCCCCATTTGGGTTTTTTCCCCCTCCAGTTAGTCCAGGAGTCGCAACATTAGGAACATTAGTAACAGCTTTCATTTGAATATCTGGATTAGCTGTTCCATCTAAATTAGAACCCCACCATCTAACTTTAGCTCCTCCAGCAAGTGTTCCAACTTCAATATTAAATATTCCTTTTGTTGTCCCATCAGTGTTACTAACAGTATTGTAGCTATCATAATTTTGTATCACTACATTTGCACCACTTAGTTTAGGTATACCAATATCAGAATATTGGTGGAATCCTGTCCCCTTAAATTTAATATCAGGTGGTTCAAAAGTTGTAGGCGTTAATTCTGCTGGTGCAGATGGTTTAATTGGTGATAAAATAAATCTAGGCTCAAAAGTTGGATATGTTACTTCTGGTGTAGATGGTGTATAACTTGGAGCCTGTCTATTTATAATTTTAGGATTTATTCCAGCACTTATCTTAATCTCAGCATCAGGTTCTGGAACTATAAATAGGTCAGTTGAACCATATGAAGCTAAACTTGAACTACTTGCTAAAAATCTATTCATACTTCCTGAGCTATCTCTTGATAGAACTTGATTTGAGAGTTTATCTCCTCTTCCTTTATACACTTCTCTCCAATCATTGTACATATAGTTAGCTCCAAATTGCCAAGATGACCAAGGTGATTTTACCACTTGATCTCCTTGTTCCATAAGTTGAACTAATTCTAGTTTTAAGCCTTCTACTTCTTTAGTATTTTCTTTTCTTGTTATATCTATTTTATTTTGTAAATCTCCTATTGAAGTCCTTAAATTTTCTTTGCTTGTGTTAATTTCTTCTGTTGTAGGAGTTGATATTTCTTCTATATCTGATGAAAGTTTAGCAAACATAGGCAAACTTATACTATTGTCTGCACTAGCCACTAAAACAGTTTTCTTATTTTTTACTATTGAAGTTTTTTCTATTTTAGTTTTTGGTATGGGAAAAAAATTACTATACAAATTGTTAGCTTCAAATTGCATACTTACCCATGAAGCTTTTAATTTTGGTGTAGCTTTCTCTAGCTTCTCAGTTTCTCTTACTTCAGTCTTTTCTTTTTTGATGTCTGTTAAAATATCCTTTTGCTTTTCTAATTCTTGTATCTTGTTATCATCAGAAAATACACTTGTCCCTTTCATTAAAAAAAGTACTGCAAGACCAACTGAATATTTTACACTTTCATATCTTTTAGCTATTGATTGTAAATTTTTTTCTACCGCAGGTAAATTATTTCTCATTTTTCAACTCCCCTAAAAATTTAATTATTTAATTAATTTCCCTGTTTTTTTGAATTGTTTCCCATTCAATTTTTTCATTCTATTTATTTTTGTAAATTTATGTCATTATACTAAAAATGTCGAATTTTGTCAATATTATCAATATATTTATTAAAAAAGACTACTATAAAAAGCTTTTATTTTATACAAAAAAGAAGACTGATTTCTCAGTCTTCTTCTTAAGGAAATAATAATCTATATCCACTAGGGTTAGTATCAATATTTTATTGGTGGATTAGAATATTACTCTTAATCCTAGTCCACCTCTCAGGTTTTCACCTTTAGTATCATAACCTACATTAGCAGTTACTCCTATTCTTTGGTTATTCCAACCAACATTAAAGTCTGTTTTAACATTTCCTCTTCTATCTTCTTTTTCTCCTCTAATATTGAAGTAATCAGCATCAGTTTCAGTTACTTTAGCTTTATTTTTACCATTAGCTACTCTTCCTAGTTCGTTTTTATAAGCTACTCCAACAGAAGCTTTAAATGCTCCCACATCAAAGTGATACCTATAAGCAAGTTCAGTACCTATCTCAGGTTTTACTGAGAAATAATCATTAGCTTTAACTTCTAATCTCATTTCTCCAGATTTTTCTCTTATCTTAGAGACTCTTCCATACTCTAAACCTAGAGCAACATAAGGTCTTACTGAGAAACCTTCATTCAATCTAAATTCTTTTGATAATTCATTTTTTAATTCCAGTCCATAAGTATGATATCTTCCTTTTGCATTAAATACTTCATCAACTACTAAGAATTTTCTGTTCACTTTGTTATATCCTACAAATACATCTCCTGATATTGTCCAATTTAAGCTATTGTTATGGTCAAATGGAACCGATTTAAAGACTCCAAGTTTTCCTTGTAATTGTTCTTCTTTAGAGTTTCCATTATCTTTAAATTTAAATGTATTATGAACCATACCTGCATACCAACCTAGAGATTCTCCTAGTCTTACTGTTTCATCTTCATAAACATAGGCTACTCCGTAAGCATTATTCTTGTAATCTATTACTCCTTCTGTATTTGTCTTATACTCACCTTGTGCTCCAAATGTTTTAATTTTATTTGAATCTTTAGTTAGATTATTCCATTCATTTCTTAAATAGTTAAACTCTTTATCTAAAATATTACCAGTTGCCTCTACTCTTTGTTGAGTATTAGCATATTGGTGTCCCATCATTTCATCAACTACTTGATAGAATAGAATTTCTTCATTGTTTCCTATAGAATTTAATTTTTGGAATAATTTATTTTCCCTAGTTCCTAATTCTTCAACTCCATATCTTTGTTCCAATCCATCTAAGAAATTGAATGTATCTGTTTTTTCAACTGGTTTAGCTTCATTTCCAGCAAAAGTTGTATATGGAATTTTTGCCAAGTATACTTTTTCTGGAAGGGCAGATGATGAATCTAAAACAGAAGTTGCAATCCAAGTTAAAGAACCTGAATATGTATTCCATTTTCTAATTCTAGAATTATACATTATAGTTTCTCTATATGGTTTTAATATTTGTGGATCATTTATTTCTATATATTTACTTGTAGTTCTCTTTGTAGCCTCAGCCCCAATAATTAAGTCTGCTTCATCAGTTAGAACTGCCAAGTTTCTTATAGGATTTTGTTTAAATTCACCAGAAGTATTAAAATAAAGTCCAATAGAATTTGCATCTACATTTCTTGGTTGTTGTCCCATTTCTTTATAGTTTACTATCTCTGGTTTTTCTAGCTTATTATCTTTATAGATCTTTACATCTCCTGTATTCTTATCATGTTTTATGTCAAGACCTGAGAAATTTAAACTCATATCTTCAACAGTTGTAGTACCAATTCTTTCAGAGCCTGCTCCAGTTACAATGATATTACCCTCAAGTGTAATTGTCCCACCTTTTAATTTTACTCCTGTTGCATTAGCAGCATCAATTATTATATTTCCAGTATTATGTAATTTACTTCCTACACCTAATACAACACCTTGCACATCCTTTAGGCCAGCTCTACCTGTTCTTATAGTTCCACTGTTATACACAGTAGCTCCCTCATCTGCATATATTCCAATAGTATTATCATTATTTAATACTATATCTCCTGTATTTCTTGCAACACTTCCTCTACCAGTAGAAAATAGACCTATTCCAGCTTTACCATTTACATTAATTGTTCCTGCATTTTCTACTTCTCCAATATATCTAGGAGTTATCACCGTATCTTTAGCATCTCTTGGAGAATGTCCACTCGTGAAACCAGATGCCATTCCTATATTGTATAAGTCATTAGTTATATCAGATGCACCAACTGATATAACTCCAGTATTCTTTGCTTTTTGTCCATATGAATATATACCAATATTTCCATAACCTTTTGTTAAATCTATATTAGCATAGTTTTCAACAAGACCATTTGAATATATACCTAAGTTTTGTCCTCTAGTTCCATCAAATTTCAAATTAGTATTATTATATATCTTTGAATTTATATCATTAGAGTATGCATAAATCGAATTATTCTTTAGAACAATATCAGAACCAGCCAAGTTAAAAGTATTTCCTGAACCAGTATTTACAAAAACATGAGAATGATCTTCTAAATTTATGTTTCCACTTGTTCTATTTAATGTTTGGTTAGCTCCATTTAATACTACACCCTTAGTTTCTTTATTTTCACTTCCACCTTTTAATGTAATATCTCCACTTAAAAGATTTACAGTTCCATTATTAGAATATATGGCAGTACCAGCAGTGTCAACTTCTATATTTCCTTGGTTATCCACAGATGTTCCTAAAATAGCTATATTATTTTTTGAAACTTTTATATTTCCATTGTTTCCATTGATTATTTTAGCTAAAGTATCTTTAGTATGGATTCCAACAGCTGGTTTTTTAATATCTTGATTTTGATTTTCTATAGTAATATTTCCTTGATTTTCAATAACATAAGGATTATTTTGTGTAACTTCAGCATGAATACCTATAGATTCTTTATTTGTTATCCTTATATCTCCAAAATTCTTTACTAAAGTTGGATTTGTTGAAGCTATAGATACTGAATTATAGGCTATTCCTATATTTTTATTTCCATTTAACTCTATTTCACCATAGTTTTCTATGTTTTCTCCTAGAATTGTAACATCAGTATTATTGTAGTAGATAGCTATAGACTTATCTCCATTTAATTTTATCTTACTAGTATTTGTATTTTCAATAAGTGTATTATCTCTTCCATATATTGCTGTAGAGCCAGCTCCACTTAATTCTATCTTACCTTTATTTATGATATATCCATTTTTAGCATACATGGCAAGAGATTCTTTACCAGCTAAATTAATTTCTTTATTTTGGTTATTTAAAAGGGTCACATATCCTCTATTTATTTCATCATTTTCTTGAACCATGGCATATTGTTTATCTTTTGTTCCACTCATTGTGCTATTATTAATTATAGAAGAATTTGATATTTCTAACTTATTATAAGTTTCATTTGCTGAGTCAAGATTAACAGCTCTGTCAATTTCTAATTCACTCTTTAATAACAAATTTCTAACATAATCATCACTACTGCTAGAAGATA belongs to Fusobacterium periodonticum ATCC 33693 and includes:
- a CDS encoding autotransporter-associated N-terminal domain-containing protein, with the protein product MDNNLYNVEKNLRSIAKRYENVKYSVGLAVLFLMKGTSAFSTDNKIQELEKQKDILTDIKKEKAEVKETKKIAKATPKLKASWANVQFGANDLYSNFFTAPKTKLEKTSIVKNEKTVLVASVDNTTSLPMFAKLSSDIEEISTPTTEEINTSKGNLKTSIGNLQEKINSARKENSKEVEGLKLELVQLMEQGNQVVKSPWSSWQFGVNYFYDSWGSAYKGREDKVKNIGVIERDTDILTNSVSKSSKKYSELNLAKRENPYKLISVKEVIPPVKDFKFSPVFSLREATRLEALNLSIDTISPEIPDTFRFSINTPTIPTINPIQVNIETVELTNYGNVWNRGIVGRQDPVYFNNLYTVPTGTYTLNDTTLGLDGQYAPTVIDMSIIGQSVKVENGTIFNVNKVGGRAVSIDIDAGYEDWANHPATSSTFTNEGIINLNAKNTAGIEAQTETTPAPYGTNPATGGPWVAKKEIYGINNGEINGYAEKQVAMTFVREQVPGEEKQFLTNAANGRITMNGSKSMAFSFNVDNLYAEAKNQGKIILNGINNYGFAFGKQISNNHLKENSVISNEASGTIEVNGDNSGGFALQEMIDATKNPYIKNINITNKGKININSKESFGIYSEQMTAKNIGEINIIENSTKSIGLYATKKNTVTTELINEGKINLKTENDSNIGLFTDNAKVINDKDGEVNILKGENIGALISGTGVGENLGKISGVADGSIGILTKDTGSFINKGKITVNAKASSTNKGAIGVLANTGSSFTNPTGKLDINVSGRNSVGIYSKGTVKVGVGSISAADNAINFFADTNGNIEFESGKVVNSTTKSGALLFYDGNSNGKIKLVGDLKATIEGGNSATERGSAFFYRSSSAPVNGSVTGYNNAISYGSFTPGEVQTFFDNLFGTGATGSSTLNKLELTMKQGSRLFISPNVKTKISQLVTGDLFSGITGAPVISSSSSDDYVRNLLLKSELEIDRAVNLDSANETYNKLEISNSSIINNSTMSGTKDKQYAMVQENDEINRGYVTLLNNQNKEINLAGKESLAMYAKNGYIINKGKIELSGAGSTAIYGRDNTLIENTNTSKIKLNGDKSIAIYYNNTDVTILGENIENYGEIELNGNKNIGIAYNSVSIASTNPTLVKNFGDIRITNKESIGIHAEVTQNNPYVIENQGNITIENQNQDIKKPAVGIHTKDTLAKIINGNNGNIKVSKNNIAILGTSVDNQGNIEVDTAGTAIYSNNGTVNLLSGDITLKGGSENKETKGVVLNGANQTLNRTSGNINLEDHSHVFVNTGSGNTFNLAGSDIVLKNNSIYAYSNDINSKIYNNTNLKFDGTRGQNLGIYSNGLVENYANIDLTKGYGNIGIYSYGQKAKNTGVISVGASDITNDLYNIGMASGFTSGHSPRDAKDTVITPRYIGEVENAGTINVNGKAGIGLFSTGRGSVARNTGDIVLNNDNTIGIYADEGATVYNSGTIRTGRAGLKDVQGVVLGVGSKLHNTGNIIIDAANATGVKLKGGTITLEGNIIVTGAGSERIGTTTVEDMSLNFSGLDIKHDKNTGDVKIYKDNKLEKPEIVNYKEMGQQPRNVDANSIGLYFNTSGEFKQNPIRNLAVLTDEADLIIGAEATKRTTSKYIEINDPQILKPYRETIMYNSRIRKWNTYSGSLTWIATSVLDSSSALPEKVYLAKIPYTTFAGNEAKPVEKTDTFNFLDGLEQRYGVEELGTRENKLFQKLNSIGNNEEILFYQVVDEMMGHQYANTQQRVEATGNILDKEFNYLRNEWNNLTKDSNKIKTFGAQGEYKTNTEGVIDYKNNAYGVAYVYEDETVRLGESLGWYAGMVHNTFKFKDNGNSKEEQLQGKLGVFKSVPFDHNNSLNWTISGDVFVGYNKVNRKFLVVDEVFNAKGRYHTYGLELKNELSKEFRLNEGFSVRPYVALGLEYGRVSKIREKSGEMRLEVKANDYFSVKPEIGTELAYRYHFDVGAFKASVGVAYKNELGRVANGKNKAKVTETDADYFNIRGEKEDRRGNVKTDFNVGWNNQRIGVTANVGYDTKGENLRGGLGLRVIF
- a CDS encoding autotransporter-associated N-terminal domain-containing protein; the protein is MRNNLPAVEKNLQSIAKRYESVKYSVGLAVLFLMKGTSVFSDDNKIQELEKQKDILTDIKKEKTEVRETEKLEKATPKLKASWVSMQFEANNLYSNFFPIPKTKIEKTSIVKNKKTVLVASADNSISLPMFAKLSSDIEEISTPTTEEINTSKENLRTSIGDLQNKIDITRKENTKEVEGLKLELVQLMEQGDQVVKSPWSSWQFGANYMYNDWREVYKGRGDKLSNQVLSRDSSGSMNRFLASSSSLASYGSTDLFIVPEPDAEIKISAGINPKIINRQAPSYTPSTPEVTYPTFEPRFILSPIKPSAPAELTPTTFEPPDIKFKGTGFHQYSDIGIPKLSGANVVIQNYDSYNTVSNTDGTTKGIFNIEVGTLAGGAKVRWWGSNLDGTANPDIQMKAVTNVPNVATPGLTGGGKNPNGAGTFYLGDGNVTARGLNAFINELRDHDAIISGNYVFTNRGGENRSANRIFLSHNPAGVGGGVGTSSYDGHSGQKVRTATFNGNLTLHGTPTPYTGTGAYSDVTIGVEHQYWTNTAGTYSIFDNTGNITLASGNNLVGILIDIERNHAGNNASAHKTVNNGLIEITGAQNSIGIDYGEYENWVFKSELTVGNVIVGGKKNYGLRMSNIYPTNPAFFDKGTTIKSGGADKKVLVKGTENVGISIAKFLSSAKDTNPIAGIVEGLNIEVAGEKNLGFLRHKSYVNNTGDMIFNNTTMGTFTFGNGAKDSTLIRTDKHGIQVRKDISAIGKDADGNDYTGSGNTVLHANGQDQHIYNYNTITVGKGFTQTVGMAATGTATATKDNILNEGTIALQGKKSIGMYTDKFSQGKSTGSIKLSGIGDTDPSSNVGDAENIGISNKGKFTFLGDIEVNGKKSSGIFNTGITTIEVGTNPTDKTNIIATNGATALYSKGAGSSISSNAGDKLNIAVNGGTTKEGLAIYAEDKGQITLHNANINVVGGSAGVAAYDTNTKIDLTGAILKYDGNGYAAYSDGKGQIILNNANIELRGRSTLMNVDLAIPAINRPIKTSATNVTVFSNDVVGINIDNLGTQNVSNLSNIKNSLGITLNPGTEGGQTFNKFKELAIDDGIINFDVATDRNEGDSTAGGFFFKKVLGQRLKLNVNENLTARLSSTTANEFYNGQVVGLEANSSDKATTNTEAQVNIAAGKIVDVARTDGTDKGGVGIFVNYGQVNNRGTINVEKDSVANSNAVGVYAVNGSEVTNNRSINVGGEKSIGLLGIAYRMDMTGKIVVDEFGTGAIGQGKVNIVNKGSVDLDGQGAIGMFVKNNKTGTTFTNSVALNDTTGLITTTGTRSVGMAGETSTLTNRGIINVNGQVGTGIFGRSNSKIENDGTINIASSNSVTDTNIGIFTEDQGTEIYNNKDIIGANNTYGIYGKTINMGANGKVKVGDNSVGIYSNGQYASSSSPNVTLASGSSIEVGNNQSVGVFLTGQNQNILSQTNIKIGDDSFGYVIKGTGTKLTTNAPNPVTVGNDTTFIYSTDTIGNIENRTKLTSTGNKNYGIYAAGNVTNLADIDFSSGIGNVGVYSIAGGKIVNGSSTINSIIKVGSTDKPNKLYGIGMVAGYTDDIGAVIQTGTVENYGTIKVEKDNGIGMYATGSGSKAINRGTIELSGKNTTGMHLDNNAVGENYGTIKTVPNPTNDGIVGVSVQNGAIIKNYGNIIIDGANNTGIYLSKGTREGTIPTATNGAVAVKTKVQSDTSKKVVGIEIKAPGNGTATVSRDGKFKTPTFVDTTIASPMASRVIVGTTELDLTSTGLGNLPSVSMVSEIGMYVDTSGVNYTNPIQGLQHLTAVKDVNLIFGTEASRYTTSKDIKIGENILKPYNDEISNLTSGGTGKNFNITSGSLTWIATGTQNQDDTFNAVYLSKLPYTAFAKDKNTYNFMDGLEQRYGVEGINSREKALFDKLNAIGKGEPRLFAQAVDQMKGNQYANAQQRVQATGNILDKEFSHLRNDWSNLTKDSNKIKTFGARGEYKTNTTGIEDYKSNAYGVAYIHEDETVRQGESLGWYVGMVHNTFKFKDLGNSKEEQLQGKLGIFKSVPFDENNSLNWTISGDVFAGYNKMNRKFLVVDEVFNAKGKYHTYGLGIKNELGKEFRLSESFTFRPYAALGLEYGRVSKIREKSGEMKLEVKANDYFSVKPEIGTELGYRHHFVAGAFKVSVGVAYENELGRVANVKNKAKVANTSADWYSLRNEKEDRRGNVKTDFNVGWDNQRIGVTANVGYDTKGHNTRAGVGLRVIF